A region from the Benincasa hispida cultivar B227 chromosome 10, ASM972705v1, whole genome shotgun sequence genome encodes:
- the LOC120089061 gene encoding probable H/ACA ribonucleoprotein complex subunit 4 — protein MADPSSYSSSLPSSPSQAPISAREMTFLAASRCFATQPKPSSRIAEKSRRNTSVAKPLTIREGLSTESVPAIRPEVALPIPSTESKLKRRDDKEVFGSILRNMEREGGLPEAGVVNRPLPSEEKMVEASRRRALAIADPKETVPTDSNEGPIKAILEVVGVKKQTGMAEGKKNRKSKEKRVERDEAARPKKEKKEKKESKKKQRKREEKRLKKEKKRKRVENLDFDRESTTTRVEKRMSTQIKASA, from the coding sequence ATGGCCGACCCATCTTCATACTCATCTTCCCTACCATCATCACCTTCCCAAGCACCCATCTCCGCACGGGAGATGACTTTCCTTGCTGCTAGCCGCTGCTTTGCTACCCAACCCAAGCCTTCATCAAGAATCGCCGAAAAATCTCGGCGAAATACCTCTGTAGCCAAACCACTCACCATTCGAGAGGGGCTGAGCACGGAGAGTGTCCCTGCCATCAGACCTGAGGTGGCGCTCCCAATACCTTCAACAGAAAGCAAACTCAAGCGAAGGGACGATAAAGAGGTATTTGGGAGTATTTTGAGAAATATGGAAAGAGAGGGGGGACTACCAGAAGCTGGAGTTGTAAACCGACCCCTGCCTTCAGAGGAAAAAATGGTGGAAGCTTCGCGGAGAAGGGCCCTGGCCATTGCGGATCCTAAGGAGACTGTTCCAACAGACTccaatgagggacccatcaAGGCCATTTTGGAGGTAGTAGGAGTGAAGAAGCAGACAGGGATGGCTGAAGGGAAGAAGAAtagaaaaagtaaagaaaaacgGGTGGAAAGAGATGAAGCTGCTCGaccgaagaaggagaagaaagaaaagaaggaaagcAAAAAGAAACAACGCAAGCGAGAAGAGAAACGcctgaagaaggagaagaaaaggaagagggTGGAAAACCTAGATTTTGACAGAGAATCAACCACCACAAGGGTGGAAAAGAGGATGTCAACACAAATCAAAGCATCAGCGTAA
- the LOC120089062 gene encoding uncharacterized protein LOC120089062, which produces MRDEVSKYGDVVLSEEEVQELVVLCSLSKNSSIVQLLASEKLNGDNYSVWKSNLNTILVVDDLRFVLTEECPQGPASNANRTVREAYDRWVKANEKAHFYILASMSNFLAKKHESLATAKEIIDSLREMFGQPSWSLRHKAIKHIYTKWMKEGTSVREHVLDMMMYFNIAEVNDGPIDEANQISFILQSLPKIFIPFETNASLNKIEFNLTTLLNELQRFQNLTLGKGKEVEANVSTTKKKFIRGSSSKNKAEPSKAQMKKKGKG; this is translated from the exons AtgcgtgatgaagtttcaaagtaTGGAGATGTGGTTCTCAGCGAAGAAGAAGTCCAAGAGTTAGTTGTGttgtgtagcctcag CAAGAATAGCTCAATAgttcaactcttagcttccgagaaactaaacggCGATAATTATTCGGTatggaaatcaaatctaaataCAATTCTGGTAGTTGACGATctaagatttgtcttaactgaggaatgtcctcaaggcCCAGCCTCAAATGCTAACCGaactgttcgggaagcatacgatcgatgggtcaaagccaatgaaaaggcccatttttacattcttgccagcatgtctaattttttggcaaagaaacatgaatccttagctacggctaaagagataatagattcattaagagaaatgtttgggcaaccatcGTGGTCCCTTAGACACAAGGCAATTAAGCACATTTACACAAAGTGGATGAAGgaggggacctctgttagagaacatgtcctggacatgatgatgTACTTCAATATCGCTGAAGTAAACGACGGACCCATTGATGAGGCTAATCAGATTAGCtttatcttacaatctcttccgaagatTTTTATACCTTTTGAGACAAATGCGtctttaaataagatagaatttaacctCACTACCCTTCTTAACGAGCTCCAGCGATTCCAAAACCTTACTTTAGGTAAGGGGAAGGAAGTGGAAGCAAATGTTTCTACcactaagaaaaaatttataagaggatcgtcctctaaaaacAAAGCTGAACCCTCtaaagctcaaatgaaaaagaagggaaaagggtAG
- the LOC120087675 gene encoding pentatricopeptide repeat-containing protein At5g27270 — MESLKTSFLSPIHLPSPSNRSTRYSLKSKNAQIFIIRSSVTPDPWSLSDGNPARPKPRSKNAKKPLSDDNARRIIKAKAQYLSVLRRNQGPRAQTPKWIKRTPEQMVQYLEDDRNGHLYGKHVVAAIRHVRSLSQKTKGEYDMRMEMASFVGKLTFREMCIVLKEQKGWRQVRDVFDWMKLQLSYRPSVIVYTIVLRTYGQVGKIKLAEETFLEMLEVGLEPDEVACGTMLCTYARWGHHKAMLSFYSAVKDRGIIHSIAVFNFMLSSLQKKGLHAKVKELWMQMVEIGVTFNDFTYTVVINSLVKEGHSEEAFKVFNEMKNCGFVPEEVTYNLLISLSIKRGNSDEVLRLYKDMRDKDIVPSNYTCSSLLTLFYKNGDFSKALSLFSEMESKKVVVDEVIYGLLIRIYGKLGLYEDAHKTFEEMEQLGLLTDEKSYLAMAQVHLSSRNFEKALDIIELMKSRNIWLSRFAYIVSLQCYVMKEDIRSAESTFQALSKTGLPDARSCIYILNLYLKLDLVNKAKDFIAHIRKDGVVFDEELYKLVMRVYCKEGLSKDAEILIELMKKDELFVDNKFMETFSFMFKLDGGEINENTIVSYDQPDHMALDMILRLYLANGDAGKRSKILKFILGKGGVTVVSQLVANLIREGDSLKAGMLTKELLKLDCRLDDATIASLISLYGKEKKINQAAEILAAVADSCTSTLIFGSMIDAYIKCDKAEEAFTLYKELIEKGYDLGAVAVSRIVNTLTVGGKHRVAENVIRASLNCGLELDTVAFNTFIKAMLEAGKLHFASRIYEHMIALGVVPSIQTYNTMISVYGRGRKLDKAVEMFNAARSSGLSPDEKAYTNLINCYGKAGKTHEASLLFKEMLEEGIKPGMVSYNIMVNVYANAGLHEETEKVFKAIEQDGFSPDSFTYFSLIRAYTQSCKYSEAEKIINSMQEKGIPTSCAHYDLLLSALAKAGMIRKAERVYDELQTAGLYPDVTCNRTLMRGYLDYGYVKEGIKFFESTCKYAGDRFIMSAAVHFYKVEGKEDEALNILDSMKTLGISFLKDLQVGSKVESA; from the exons ATGGAGTCCCTCAAGACTTCATTCCTCAGTCCAATCCACCTCCCTTCCCCTTCCAATCGCAGCACCCGCTACTCGTTAAAGTCCAAAAATGCCCAAATTTTCATCATCCGCTCATCGGTAACGCCCGATCCTTGGTCTCTCAGCGATGGCAATCCCGCAAGACCAAAACCCAGGTCCAAAAACGCCAAAAAGCCGCTCTCCGACGACAACGCCCGCCGAATCATCAAGGCCAAAGCTCAGTACCTCAGTGTACTGCGTCGAAATCAGGGCCCAAGAGCTCAAACGCCCAAATGGATCAAGAGAACTCCGGAGCAGATGGTGCAGTACCTTGAGGACGATAGAAATGGCCACCTCTATGGAAAGCATGTGGTGGCGGCGATTAGGCACGTGCGGAGTTTGTCTCAGAAAACCAAGGGAGAATACGATATGAGGATGGAGATGGCTTCTTTTGTTGGCAAATTGACCTTCAGGGAGATGTGTATTGTTCTTAAGGAACAGAAGGGGTGGAGGCAGGTCAGAGATGTGTTTGATTGGATGAAATTGCAG TTGAGTTATCGCCCAAGTGTCATTGTCTACACAATTGTTTTGCGCACATATGGGcaagttggaaaaataaagCTGGCTGAAGAAACTTTCTTGGAGATGCTTGAAGTTGGATTAGAACCAGATGAAGTTGCTTGTGGAACGATGTTATGTACATATGCCAGATGGGGACATCATAAGGCTATGTTGTCTTTCTATTCTGCTGTTAAGGACAGGGGAATTATACATTCTATTgctgttttcaattttatgctGTCCTCTTTGCAGAAGAAGGGACTCCATGCTAAGGTCAAAGAATTATGGATGCAGATGGTAGAGATAGGAGTGACATTCAATGATTTTACCTATACAGTAGTTATCAACTCACTTGTTAAGGAAGGCCATAGTGAGGAGGCTTTCAAAGTTTTCAATGAGATGAAGAACTGTGGGTTTGTTCCTGAAGAGGTGACTTATAACCTACTTATTAGTTTAAGCATTAAAAGAGGGAACTCAGATGAAGTTTTGAGACTCTACAAGGACATGAGAGATAAGGATATTGTTCCAAGTAACTATACTTGTTCTTCCCTTCTGACATTGTTTTACAAGAATGGAGATTTTTCTAAGGCCCTTTCTCTGTTTTCAGAGATGGAAAGCAAAAAAGTTGTGGTTGATGAAGTCATATATGGATTACTTATTAGAATATATGGAAAATTGGGTCTATATGAGGATGCCCATAAAACATTTGAAGAAATGGAGCAGTTAGGTTTACTTACAGATGAGAAAAGCTATTTGGCAATGGCTCAAGTCCATCTCAGTTCAAGGAACTTTGAGAAAGCTTTAGACATAATTGAGTTGATGAAATCTAGAAACATTTGGTTGTCAAGATTTGCTtatatagtatcgttgcaatgTTATGTAATGAAAGAAGATATAAGGTCTGCAGAATCCACATTTCAAGCTTTATCCAAAACTGGACTTCCTGATGCTCGTTCTTGTATTTATATTCTGAATTTGTATTTAAAACTAGATTTAGTGAACAAGGCTAAAGATTTTATAGCCCATATAAGAAAGGATGGGGTAGTTTTTGATGAGGAACTTTATAAATTGGTTATGAGAGTCTATTGCAAGGAGGGGTTGTCAAAAGATGCTGAGATTTTAATCGAACTTATGAAGAAGGATGAATTATTTGTTGATAATAAATTTATGGAGACATTTTCATTTATGTTTAAACTTGATGGAGGTGAGATAAATGAAAACACAATTGTCAGTTATGACCAACCTGATCATATGGCTCTCGATATGATACTTCGGCTGTATTTGGCAAACGGTGATGCTGGTAAAAGGAGTAAGATCCTGAAATTTATACTTGGGAAAGGTGGCGTGACCGTTGTGAGTCAACTCGTAGCTAATTTGATTAGAGAAG GTGATTCATTAAAAGCAGGAATGCTTACAAAAGAATTACTCAAGCTTGACTGCCGACTAGATGATGCTACTATAGCTTCCTTAATCAGTTTGTAtgggaaagagaagaaaataaatcaagCAGCAGAAATTTTGGCAGCAGTTGCAGATTCTTGCACATCGACATTGATTTTTGGTTCCATGATTGATGCCTATATCAAATGTGATAAAGCTGAAGAAGCATTCACACTATACAAAGAACTAATTGAAAAAGGATATGATCTTGGTGCTGTTGCTGTCAGCAGAATAGTGAATACTTTGACTGTTGGTG GAAAACATCGAGTGGCAGAGAATGTGATACGTGCGAGTCTTAATTGTGGCTTGGAGCTTGATACGGTGGCATTCAATACATTTATCAAGGCAATGCTGGAGGCAG GGAAACTGCATTTTGCATCCAGAATATATGAGCATATGATTGCCCTTGGCGTTGTACCATCAATTCAGACATATAACACCATGATTAG TGTCTATGGACGAGGTCGGAAGCTCGATAAGGCTGTGGAAATGTTTAATGCAGCTCGCAGCTCAGGACTCTCTCCCGATGAAAAGGCATATACAAACCTGATTAACTGCTACGGGAAGGCTG GTAAGACGCATGAAGCAAGCTTGCTGTTCAAAGAAATGCTGGAAGAAGGGATTAAACCTGGGATG GTCAGCTACAATATTATGGTCAATGTATATGCTAATGCGGGACTTCATGAAGAAACAGAGAAGGTTTTCAAAGCAATAGAGCAAGACGGTTTCTCACCCGATTCTTTTACCTACTTCTCGCTCATTCGAGCTTACACACAGAGTTGCAAATATTCAGAAGCGGAGAAAATCATTAACTCTATGCAGGAAAAAGGCATCCCCACGTCTTGTGCACATTACGACCTGTTGCTCTCAGCTTTGGCAAAGGCAGGGATGATAAGGAAAGCAGAAAGAGTCTATGATGAACTTCAAACAGCTGGTCTATATCCCGATGTTACATGCAATCGGACGTTGATGAGAGGTTACCTGGACTATGGATATGTCAAAGAAGGCATCAAGTTCTTTGAATCTACATGCAAATATGCAGGAGACAGGTTTATAATGAGTGCTGCTGTGCATTTTTACAAGGTTGAAGGAAAGGAGGATGAAGCATTGAATATTTTGGATTCCATGAAAACTTTGGGTATTTCCTTCTTGAAAGACCTTCAAGTCGGATCGAAGGTAGAGTCTGCTTGA
- the LOC120087677 gene encoding NADH dehydrogenase [ubiquinone] iron-sulfur protein 6, mitochondrial, translating to MASSLFKALVESSSKIPSSARNLSLVANQIGQHTAKWMQDTSKKSPMELINEVPPIKVEGRIVACEGDNNPALGHPIEFICLDREEPAVCKYCGLRYTQDHHH from the exons ATGGCGTCGAGTCTGTTCAAAGCCCTTGTTGAATCTTCCTCCAAAATCCCATCTTCGGCTAGAAATCTGAGTCTTGTTGCCAATCAAATCGGCCAGCACACCGCCAAATGGATGCAG GATACAAGTAAGAAATCACCCATGGAGTTGATAAACGAGGTTCCACCAATCAAGGTCGAAGGCCGTATTGTTGCTTGTGAGGGAG ACAACAATCCTGCCCTTGGGCATCCAATCGAGTTCATATGCCTTGATCGGGAGGAGCCCGCCGTGTGCAAGTACTGTGGCCTGCGCTATACTCAAGACCATCACCACTAG